The genomic window CTCAGTCCACAGATTAACAGAGGTAAGGTTCCAATGGAGATTTTGTTAGAATCTTAAAAGCTTGCAGAGTTCCCTCCCGCACAGAAAGCTAAAGTTACATTAGATACAGTCAAATAAACAGACGGATCTCAGAATTGATGGCGGGAAGATACACCCTTCAGAGTCTGACCCCGATCATTCATCGGGAGGTTAGGAGCGAGCGCGGGAATTCCTGCTGCTAGAACTACCGCCTATCCGCAATTGTCTGATGGCCGCAGCCCCTTGCACCCCGTCTGACCGATACCAGCCTAATCTGTAAAACCAGGCTAAATGCAACAACTCTCGAATCATCTTAAAAGAGCGCTTCAGGCACATCGGTCGGACGGGTGAAGTAATGGCAGCATACCGGGTGGATTTGCGTAAGCTTAATCAACGGTTTTAATCAAACTTCACCGCTGTTTAATCCCGACAAAAGCGGAATTAAAATTTCCCGAAGCCCACAGCCTATCTCCTTTTCTTTTTTCTGTAACACCTCAACTTTTCTACGAACCTGAGACCTTCGGGCATCCAGAACTCCAGAATCGTCGGACAATTATAAAGGTTCCTTCCGCTAAGCTTGCAATCTATAGGAGATGGTTTGATAAATTTATTCAATTATATTCTTAAATTTCTTTTTGATTTCCTTCTTCAACTCTTCATTAATCTGACCAAGCTTTTTGTAGATTAAGTCTTTCTCTAAAGTAGCAATTTTATGTAATCGGACCACAGAAGGTAGTTTTAAGCCGGATCCTTTCCAGTCTTCAATCTTAAAATCAAATTCAGTACTATATATTTTGCTTGTTATTCTACAAACTACTATGTCATTATCTCCTGTATCAAGGATAATAAGTACAGGTCTTTTTTTGACTTTTCCCCGCCAGAAAAAGGAAATTTCAGAAGATATATCTCTCCAAAAGATAGTCGCCCCATTTCATTCATCGTCATAAATTGAATCTGATTCGGAATAACCGGCTAAGAATTGTTCCCGGGCAATGTTTTGAAAATCATTTTCATCCTGGTTTTCTTCTTCCTCATAGAGTATTATCACACGAATTTCTTTTTTCCCGGATAATTTCGAACTTAAATTATCTGGCACTATGATGGATTTATTCTTCAGCTTTGACTTAAATTCAAATGCTTTCATATCAGACATGTTTTTTCCAAATTTACAAAAATCCTTCTATTATAACATATAAACATTTTACTTATTATAGTTTTCTCCAACGCTGTTTACTCCCGACAAAGGCGAGATTAAGGTTTCCGAAACCCACGGCCTTTCTCCCTTTCCCTTTTTCTGCAATACCTTGACTTTTCGACGAACCTGAGACCTTCGGGTATCCCGCGATAGCGGAATCCCGATCCCGCCTTTCGTCGGGAGTAAATAG from Bacteroidales bacterium includes these protein-coding regions:
- a CDS encoding type II toxin-antitoxin system PemK/MazF family toxin encodes the protein MFWRDISSEISFFWRGKVKKRPVLIILDTGDNDIVVCRITSKIYSTEFDFKIEDWKGSGLKLPSVVRLHKIATLEKDLIYKKLGQINEELKKEIKKKFKNIIE